The nucleotide window CTTAAACCAGGGAGACGCTCAGACACTAGCAATTTTGAGTGAATCCAATTCCATACCATGTTAACAAATGCACAGATATGATCTTCTAATTAAAACAACCAACGCCTGCTTAGTTCATCTGCGTTTTTTAATATACATCAGGATTCAAAGAATGAGTTTAGGCAGGGCCTAGGCATTAAGCGGGGGCCAGGTGCTCTGATTAATCGAAAATCATTAGAGAAAACCGATCAGGGAATTAGGCGGGCTAGGTGGGGACTAGGCaggttgagtttttttttttttttttagtggtcaaaatcaaaccaaaaatgGCCGCCTATCTCTCTCTATTTCTGGCCATCTATAAATgacaccgccaccaccaatAAGTAATTATGGGGCGTGATGATTGTACCATTGTTGTTGATGCAGTGATGGTTGTACCATTGTTGTTGATGCAGCACGTCAATTAATTATGGGGCACATGAAAGCATCTAGCAAATTAGCCGGATGCTGTCTGTCTAATTCTTTTACGTAGTTTCGGGTTTTGATGAATTTTGAATTAATATGTCGTCCCTAACGGGCTCCTCTGATTACTGAAGTTAATTGGCACCCTCACCTCTTGGGTTGGATTAAGATTAataaccaccacaggtggtcgaaTTAGTAAGAGCTTCCAGGTGTGCAACCTccacacccgggttcgaatcTTGTCGACGCTGATTGGAGTTTAAATTCTAATTTATTCTTGTGGCCAGGGGGAGGAAGCGTTTTGACCTGACCCCAATTAGTTTCTGGGCCTAGGTAGGAAGCTTTTGAGGATACCGTATGAtctagataaaaaaaataaaaataaaaaagggattAATACTGATGGTGCATGGCAAAGTGTTTAGGGAGAGCGGGTTTTGGTggaatttttagagattttcaTGGTTCATTCCTTGGTGCTTTTGCTTCAAACCTTGACATTCCTAACTCTGTTGATGCGGAGGTCATGGCAGTTATTCAAGTTATTGAGTTGACCTGGGTTAAGGAATGGAACATATTTGGCGCGCTTGAGGTGGATTCAATCCTTGTGCTTAATTTTCTCCGTGATCCTCATCTTGTTCCATGGCGTTTACGAGTGGCATGGGGCAATTATTTGCATCGCATATCTCAGATGAACTTTGGATCTTCTCATATTTTCAAGGAAGGTAATCAAGTGACATATACTCTTGCTAATACTAGTTTGTCGTTGGTTGCATTGAATTGGTGGGACGAGCCTCCTCATTTCACTCTTGACCAATGTCGATGAGATAAGCTTGGTCtccctaatttttgttttcattgatttgttGTTTCTCTTTGTGCTAATTGGATTGTTTAAATTTGATGTCATTCATTTTGTTCTCTAAGAGTGGTTTTTGTGCCACCCTATTCGATCGTACATTATctttatttaaataaatttaGAGTGGGAGAGCACTATGCTCTTCCTGGCTCccattttaaccaaaaaaaaaacccatccCCTCGCAACTAAACACATAATCCTCAAAACTAGCCGGAACTAGTAACCAAATACTTATCCCTTTAGTTAAAtatattatacacacacacacggtccttcttggctaaggacatccttacctaagcttaggtacggatttccaatttttggccacttttcgatcatatattcacatcttaaccgttcagtttttaggttctaatgtatagatcacctctgcaaaatttcagccaaattgatgatcgttaaggcattcaaaactgcaatttacaacaatgtacatgAACGGTTCCagtttgacaaatttggttcgtttgtgtaaattgcaattttggatgccttaacgatcatcaatttggctgaaattttgcagaattgatccatacattaggacctaaaaactgaatgtttaagatgtaaatatgtgataaaaaagtggccaaaaactggaaatccgttccataagcttaggtaaggatatccttacctgagaaaagttctatatatatatatatatatatatatatgtatgtatgtatatgtatatcagatcctatccagagcaagattagggtttagggtcacttttcggtctcatattcacatcttcaccgttcaggttttaggtactaatgtatagatcatctctacaaaatttcagccaaattgatggtcgttaaggcaatgataactgccttaaagctagtacggttcagattagacagattcagttcgtctattgatttaaacaagttagataccttatagatcatcaatttgactgaaattttgcagagatgatctatacattagtacctaaaacctgaacggtcgagatgtggatatgagaccgcaaagtgaccctaaaccctaacctttcagagcgaggcatcgctctgaataggatatgtgtgtgtgtgtgtatatcctCATAAATAACTAATCCCCTCGCAACTAAATATATATCCTAACGCTAGCCTGGCTAGTGACATCAGTTGAATATGAGAAGCCACGCAAAATATGTGTTTGTATTTACATGCAATTGAGTCCAAATACTAtaaaagcttcttcttcttctccgttTCAAACCAGACGGAAAagattttgttttgaatttatctCTCTCACTTGATTAGCAGTTTAGCACCATGGAAGAAAAAATGGAGCCCTCAACAACCAAGTTGTTTTTCCTGGCCATACATTGCCTTGCTCTTCTGGGGCCGTTTTGTTTCAACTGGTTTGCGTTTTGGCTGGCTGTGGCACTCTATTTTGTTACAGGGGTAGGTATAACTCTGTCTTTTCATAGAAACCTTGCTCACCGCAGTTTCAAGCTTCCCAAATGGCTCGAGTACTCGTTTGCCTACTGCGCCGTCCTTTCACACCAGGTTTGTGAACTGCATCCAAGCACGTACTGCTAATTAACCCATCCACTTGGTCTCGCTAGCTTGATACTTTAGGGATTCATTAATCTGTTCTTGTATGGTTTATAGGGAAGTCCAATTGAATGGGTGAGCACACACAGACTCCATCATCAGTTTACAGACACATGGGATGACCCTCACAGTCCCATCAAGGGATTTTGGTACAGTCATATTGGTTGGATCGTTGACTATCATTCTCGGTTTGGAACTGTACGTACATATGAacacctctctctccctctccctctctctctctccctctgaaATACAAACCCTAAATACTTGAGATACACACTACTATTGAGATTATACTGTACATGCATATCATcgtatgtatatataatatatatgcatTTACCTCTTGAGTCTCAAAACCTGAGTTTATGACTATGATTTACTCCGACGAAGACCTCATCTACCTGAATACagtgatttttttcttcttgtaaaATGAGATAAAAGTAGCATAAATAAAactctctccctccccctccCCCTCCCCCTCCCCTCCCCCTCCCCCTCCCTTTCCAATGAAGGACTATGCCCAGCAACAATTCGTGCTCTTTGTGCTCTCGACCTTCGCTTCATTCTATTGTAGGCTTAACTGGGTCAAATTTGCAATAGTGCTAAGAAATTGGTGATTGCTATTagatcttttatttatttttttgaaaaaaaggattgctatcagttttttttttttttttttggtaaaatgggggcagaaggccctggagagaaaaatgaaaagaaaaaaaaaagtttatattggggggcaatagatgtctgttaaaggtttattggggggcaatagacatctatttggaggcaataaatgttttgaattgatgtaatctcctcgctttttttcataatcaaaattttatttgtctaattttatggagattagttctcattccggcgaccgaaaggcctattggggggggggggggggggcaatacatgtctattgggggcaatacaggtTTATTGGTGGGGTAATAGACCTCTCCAGCCCCATATAAgatctccgacaacctctttggagatttccggtgaggtttcataaacctctattgcccccaatagatctttattggagggaaatagacctctattgcccctctattagggggcaatacaggtctatttagggggcaataaacctttccggcaacctatgagatctccgacgaccttTTTAGGGACTTCCGATGAGGTTCTCAGAAAAGTCCGATGGGTGGCGGCCGGTGACAGGACTCCGgcaaagtctcctatgacttctctctcttctattttctctctctctttctctgtaacaaaggggtgagggtaaaacagtctaaaaaaaacttaatttaGTATTAGGGAATACTTTATTAGAATCTTCATAGGTAAGGGGAAATATGGGGTAAGTAGAATAAATGACCCTAGAATTAGAGTAAatggataaaaaaattaataaaaaaaacctaaatAAAAAGCTACGTACTTAATTGTATCGGAAATCATGCATGTATATATCAATCGGAAAATTAATGCATGTCTTCCTAATAATGTGTCTGTTGAACTTATGTAGCCCGACGCACTAGAATTCAAGAATGTCGGAGACTTAAAGAAGCAGTGGTATTATAGGTTTCTTCACTATACGTATCCTTGTCACTCTGTTGCTCTTGGAATTCTGCTATACGCTGGAGGAGGGCTGCCGTTCTTGGTTTGGGGAATGGTAAGCTTGCTCTTACTGATCATCACCTAGCTTGTTTGTTCCACATGCATGagacaattttttattttttttatttttttgaaaaggagcATGAGACAATTATTTGGCTATGTACATAGATGTTGACTTCTCAAGGGAACCATATCTTATCAAACTCATTTATTGGTTgtctttttaattatatttctttGCAGGGTGTAAGGACTGTATTTTTTCTCCACGTTACTTTTTCAATAAACTCGATTTGCCACATATGGGGAAAGCAAGTATGGAATACTGGCGACTTGTCTAGAAACAACTGGTATTAATATTTATATATCAATTATTTGGCTAattaattaatatgtaattattgGCCggattatatgtaatttgtagTTTGATTTTGATTAGGTTGTTAGGGTTGCTAGCACACGGCGAAGGATGGCACAATAATCATCATGCCTTTGAGTACTCAGCTCGACAAGGCTTGGAATGGTGGGAGATTGACACTACTTGGTATATAATTAGCTTCCTTGAAGCGATTGGTTTGGCCACAGACATAAAACTCCCAACTGAAGCTCATAAGAAACGAAAGAGTTTATGCAAGAATAGCACTATTGAGTAATTTCGATTAGGAAAAGCTCAAAATGGATCAGTATTTAAGcaacaacatataaaaagtgTAATGAATAAGATTGATCAACCGTCTATTATATAGTTACGGTTACATGACTCAATGATGTTTAATTtcactaattttatttttgaagatATAATTTTATTGGTGACACAAAATGGcactttttttttggtaaaattgaaGTTAAGAAATTGGGCAATAAATGATGAATTGATTTTGCACAGAGACATTTATAATTTTTGAGTTGAGAATGTCAAACATATAATTGATGTCTAGAAATTTTAAGaatacaaaaaaatttcttcctttttttttcgttCTAATCAACGTTGTTCTTTTGTTAGTCCGTAATAGTCATATTTTAAACTTATAAGATCTTAAACCTAAAGTCGTTAACCTCTGGTTCTCATGACCCACCATTTAATTATAAACAATTTTATGACTTAGATGATTATCCGTGTCATGTATTAGTTTTTCAAAGAGATTGATAATCATTCCGATCACAAACCAAACTTGTAaaatgataaggaaaataaagaaacacACTAACCACTTATTGTATGCATATTTCTTATCTACTTATACTATTTTGGGGCTACCACTATATCGTACAAAAACGATATACTAACCGTTTATAGTGAGACGGTTGAGACCGCCTGTTACAAAAAACATGTTGAAATTTATAATGTTACAAAAAAGCATCACAAAATAGCATCCATTTGTTGTCAATCAATTTCtttgaatatatttttttaagcaATTGCATTATTTTTGTTTAGCAAATGGATTCATTAATCAGATATTATTCAATGCACTGATAATGCaagtgacccaacacttataagataatTTCAACCATTGATGTTtataaccaattttttttttttttttataatgaaAAAGTGTATTTGATATAATCAAACTATCCATTCATGTTAGTACAAGTACACATCGGTGCTCTGAATCATCCTTTTTAATTAATAGAGAAAAAATATTTACAAATATTATGAACAATATAAACTGGAATCACTATCGAACCTAAGCAATTTTTACGAATTTTTTCACTAGAGTGCACAATCTTTTGATGATTGCAGGCCCCAGAAAGTGATTTGGATGTGAAATCATCGGGATTCAGAGACCCAGCCTATTTACTGCGATGAGTTAAGTGGGcattgtataattttttttttccatcttctTTCTGTAATTTTATTTAAAAGTAGCTCAGCCTTCATCCTCTACCAATTTTATCTGTTGTGTGTACGAAGAATTTACTAACTAGTACAAACTTTTCATTGACAATTaatttcaagaaacatgtgagtgGAGTGCTCCTACAGTCCTACTCAATCTTGCTCTCTGATCTTCCCATGTAGATATaagaacaaaaatataaatatgtatCTTCTACTATGATTGttggttttgttgttgttgctgcttttattttgtgattttgatggTTATATTCCACCTTTCCTTTACTCATATTAAGACTTAAGCTGCAAGTGAGAATTTGAAGCGATGAATAGGTAGAATGTCTTATAACTGTTGTAACAATTCAAAGGCACCTTCGTTGACGGCAACTCTGTTGGCTAACCAAGACTGTGGACTTGCCTGGTTTAGGCccactctgttttttttttttttttttgactttgtcaaggggaacccaaagacTTCCTAGActcaagataaaccccttcggcgcatgtgaaatgctccaactgtgcattgcagcacagtgcctgaccactttgacagtttcgaggttcgaacctaggttggggagcacacccaactaggtaAGAACCGCTAGGTCACTTGCAGTGGTTAGGCCcactttgtttgttttctttctttctttgggcCTTTTGAGTTATGTTGTctacttttgtttgtttattaattGTCCTTCCTGCGTAACAGTTTCTCTATAATATATCAGTTTCTTGttgattgccaaaaaaaaaaaaacaaaaggcacCTACAGTAACAAGAATAGTGACTCATCTGGTGGTAGGCAGCAGGTAGCTAGACTGTCTTCTTGGCGATGTTTCTTTTAACGAATCCCGGGCCAAACTGTCAGTGGACGTACTgttatgaaaattgaaaagggaaaaacttacaaacagtacctgaactacgggccactaataactttcgtacctcaacttcaaaaactatcacaatggtacccagatTATCTAACATGACCTAACATTCATACATGCCGTCCACTTcgccgttaacggtgttaactTTGCAAGGGTAAATCTGTCCTTCCACTTGCAGgaggagaggaaaaaaaaaatgaacagtacCCATGgtgtgaaggagaagagagatgaacagtgGAAGGACAGAATTACCCTTACAAagttaacaccgttaacggcgAAGTGGACGGCATGTATGAATGTTAGGTCGTGTTAGATAATCTGGGTACCATTCACTATGCTAAAAATTGCATCAGACTAcgctttttagacaacgaaaaaaaaaaatctgttgtgtgttgaTTGAAAATGcttcatacaacagatttaGTGAGATTTTGTTGTATAAGGACGCCAGAAATCAGAAATCTGTTGGTGCATGATTATTGTACAACACTTATAAgaatttgtctgttgtctgaatgaaaagaAATTTCCCTCCCACCTtcctcaaatttgggtcgaaattttgactcacgttgtacaacagtatagctatatatgttgtatgagcaaaatatcatacaacacatttttggtttgcgttgtgcaagtttggaagaaaattagatGTTCCCAAAATGAGAGTTTTTAGCGCCAAAATGGttaatttttgggtgaaatgcgGGTACATGATTGTAAGATCCTACAACGGAATTacctatttttgttgtgtgaatgtgccTAGGTGGGAGAAATGAGTTTGTGATTTGCACTAGGCGGGAGATTTGCTTGTTGGATCCCTAGGATGAAGTTTTAGTGTAAACTATCAGACAACAAATTttcatttatgtgttgtctgaattgattataCAAGTTAAAAAAAGGCGGAGAAAACGAAGTTAAAAATTTCGACACGGGGGAAACAAAATTTTCGTTTCCCACACACTTGGTTAGTTTTCCCACTCGCTCTGGCAGCTCATTTTCACCTCACTCACTTATCCTTGAAAGAACTAGCACGCGACCCCTCTCTGGCTCTTCCCCGAAACCTAgccctctcctccttcctctcccgcTCTCTTTTAAGTGAACGAGATAGAAGACGACCCTTTTCGGTACACAACATCAGCTTTATCAATGAGATGGACATTCTGGGCGGCTCTGAAGATGGGGACGGATTGGACCTTGAGGGCCAGTTGGTCACGGTCTGTCTGGGAAGCAAAGAGATCGAGGTGGAGGAGGTATTGGTTTCTGGGGTGGTAGGTGGCATCGAGGAGGCGTAGGATCTGACCCAAGTCGCCTTTAGACCCGGAGAGGAGGTGGGCCAAGGAAGGAGGGGTCGGATCGGAGGAGTTGTTGTCGTGGTAGACGACGCGGTGGCTCTGTTGGGTCGGGAGAGAAACTGGTCGGGTGGGATATGGGGGTTGGGGGACGAAGGTgggggaggaggaagaagagggtggggAGAGTGTGGCGTAGGTGAgggaggcggaggaggaggcgaGGGTGAGGAAGACGAGAAGGGCGAAGAGGTAAAAGGCAAAAAGAGCGGGAGGAGAGCGGAGGAGAGGGAGGCGGTGGTGGCCGTGCTCCACGGCGCGTCGATTATGCTCCGGTTGTCAACCAATTAGGACTGGTTCGTCAGTCTCACTGTTGATGACTACCCTTTTCTCAAACAAGACGGTACTGCTTGGATTTCAGTTCATTGTTTCTGGGTTGCTGgtgatttttgtgtttttgatatGCTTTTTTGTTTGTGGGTTGTGCAGATCTTCTTCACATTATGTCATTTCTACCTAAAGATCAGAACTTTGTGAACCATTCATTGGCTGGAAAGAGTAAggtgcatttgtttttttttttgtatctgttGTTTTCGAGTTTTGTGTTATTGTTGTTTTGAATGTTGTGGTGGATGCTGAAGCATGTGAGGGTTTCAATGCTAGAGATTTTTTGTTTGTGACAATTCTTCTAGGATTACCTAAGAAACAACCTTTTGGgactccaaaaacaaaaaaaaattgcagattcCTCTGACCCCAACTCATTCATTATTTTTGTAATGACATTTGTTCACCTCTTTAAGGAataatctagcaccattcaagATGGCCCAAGAATACAACCCTCGTTTTTCTCAGAGTTAGGCCACTGCATTGTCCCATTTATCGCTCAGTAAATCCCACAATTTTGCATTGTCCACTGCATTCGAACTCCAATGAAGTAGCATATAACACAAGAAATTCATATATGAATACTAGAATCTGCTACTTTCATGTTCATTGATTTACATTTCCTTTTCTGTATTATGCCAGGCATCCTTTAACCTTGTCATATAATCCCAAGGCTGCAAGTTTTAGAGATGGTCTTTGCGTACGGGATACTGTGGAATTTAAATTTTGTTCAACAATAGTTAGGGAGATTGTAGGTCTCAAATGCAGGTTGATCGTTTTATTACAAGAATTTATGATTTGTCCCATGATACTGCAGGCCTTGACACTTTTTAGAGCTTGCAGTTTTTCAGCTTTACTTTGTTGGCCAACGACTACATGTACTCAATAAATTATATACCAGCTTATGCTGACTTTTAATAAAAAAACTGGAGTGTTTGTTTCTATAGATTCACTTTAAGTGAATCAAAAAACtgaatatctctctctctcttaggaCCAAAACACTTAAATGAAAGTGTTTCAATCCAGAATCGGAGGGTTCAACATTGACTACTTATACCATCCTAAATTGACAAGTTGCAAGTCAAGTTATTAGCAGTCTAAttatcctcacaaaattattacTAGTATTAATAGTAAGAACAGAAGAAACAGCAACTCCCTATTCCTCACAAAATGTTCACATTGATACGTTCATATTACCTAATCTTATGGAAATGTTCATGCAAATGAAATTTGTTTCTTTGATATGCTATTGAGCTATATTTTTAGTCTTATTTGCTGGTTGTTATGCAGAGCTAACGTTGTCACTTGGCTGAGAAGAATGTTTCCAATCTTCCAATTTCATCACCACCTGTTCTCTCTATCCATCAGAAACATGATACTACAGGTTCAAattactctctttctctcatcatTCTCTCAAACTCTCAATATAATAGCATTTGTTTAAGAAATAGGTAGAAAGTACTTTTgcaaatttctcattggatCTCTTGCCTTACCAGGCTCTGTAGAGTTGCCTCTTTCGCTGCAGAAAAAGTTGTTTTCTGGAGAACATACAAAAGAATGTCTTTCGGCAGTTGAAACGATATTTGGATCAAGCCCAAGCATGGATGGTGATTTCATTGTGATAAATTTCTTTGCTCTGGTACTTTCCTTTgtaatttttattatattttttgaatttgaatcaaAGTTATCCCTTCCATGGATTGATACGTTAGTGACATAAATGAAGCAAGTATAGAGATAAAACTTTTGAAA belongs to Rosa chinensis cultivar Old Blush chromosome 4, RchiOBHm-V2, whole genome shotgun sequence and includes:
- the LOC112199006 gene encoding palmitoyl-monogalactosyldiacylglycerol delta-7 desaturase, chloroplastic encodes the protein MEEKMEPSTTKLFFLAIHCLALLGPFCFNWFAFWLAVALYFVTGVGITLSFHRNLAHRSFKLPKWLEYSFAYCAVLSHQGSPIEWVSTHRLHHQFTDTWDDPHSPIKGFWYSHIGWIVDYHSRFGTPDALEFKNVGDLKKQWYYRFLHYTYPCHSVALGILLYAGGGLPFLVWGMGVRTVFFLHVTFSINSICHIWGKQVWNTGDLSRNNWLLGLLAHGEGWHNNHHAFEYSARQGLEWWEIDTTWYIISFLEAIGLATDIKLPTEAHKKRKSLCKNSTIE